A region from the Solibacillus sp. FSL H8-0523 genome encodes:
- a CDS encoding GNAT family N-acetyltransferase, translating into MIELRKITLENRRAIFNLEVSEEQRRYVASNLSSMASCYVLATNGGHPLPFAIYVDEQPVGFVMLTYGITGYELPSIADDSYCILRLMIDKQYQNKGYGREAMKEILKFIRTFPAGPARYCWIPYGKDNIAAKKLYESFGFRDNGEICDNEPITVLQL; encoded by the coding sequence ATGATTGAGCTCAGAAAGATCACATTAGAAAACCGTCGTGCTATATTTAACTTGGAAGTTTCAGAAGAACAACGCCGTTACGTTGCGTCTAATCTGTCAAGCATGGCATCGTGTTATGTTCTTGCAACCAATGGAGGACATCCACTCCCCTTTGCTATATATGTAGATGAGCAGCCAGTCGGTTTTGTTATGCTAACTTATGGAATTACCGGCTACGAACTACCATCAATTGCAGATGACAGCTATTGTATTTTGCGACTGATGATTGACAAGCAATACCAGAATAAGGGCTACGGCCGAGAAGCTATGAAAGAGATATTAAAATTTATACGCACGTTTCCAGCTGGTCCTGCACGTTACTGTTGGATTCCATATGGGAAAGATAACATTGCCGCCAAAAAGCTTTATGAAAGCTTTGGTTTCCGTGACAACGGTGAAATTTGCGACAACGAGCCAATAACCGTATTACAACTTTAA